The following coding sequences are from one Gadus macrocephalus chromosome 3, ASM3116895v1 window:
- the LOC132454695 gene encoding beta-crystallin B1-like codes for MSADKSKAASQTDGKTPLSKRSEMGTHAYKMFVFDQENFQGRCVEISGECMNVCDMGMDKVRSLRVECGPYVGYEQMNLCGEMFILEKGEYPRWDSWSNCQRNDYLLSFRPCRMDPEKHKVCLYEVGEFKGRKMEIMDDDVPSLFSYGFTDRVGSVMVSCGTWVGYQFPGYRGSQYVLEKGEYRHFNEFGARYPQMQSVRRIRDMQWHQHGCYTMSSK; via the exons ATGTCTGCTGATAAGTCCAAGGCCGCTTCCCAGACCGACGGAAAGACCCCTCTGAGCAAGAGGTCCGAGATGGGCACACACGCTTACAag ATGTTCGTGTTCGACCAGGAGAACTTCCAGGGCCGCTGCGTTGAGATCAGCGGAGAGTGCATGAACGTGTGCGACATGGGCATGGACAAGGTGCGCTCCCTGCGCGTGGAGTGTGGGCC ctACGTCGGCTACGAGCAGATGAACCTGTGCGGAGAGATGTTCATCCTGGAGAAGGGAGAGTACCCCCGCTGGGACTCCTGGAGCAACTGCCAGAGGAACGACTACCTGCTGTCCTTCAGGCCCTGCCGCATG gaccccgaGAAGCACAAGGTCTGCCTGTACGAGGTTGGAGAGTTCAAGGGCCGTAAGATGGAGATCATGGACGACGACGTTCCCAGCCTGTTCTCCTACGGCTTCACCGACAGAGTTGGCAGCGTGATGGTCAGCTGTGGAAC cTGGGTGGGCTACCAGTTCCCCGGTTACCGTGGCAGCCAGTACGTCCTGGAGAAGGGCGAGTACAGGCACTTCAACGAGTTTGGCGCCCGCTACCCCCAGATGCAGTCCGTCAGGCGTATCCGCGACATGCAGTGGCACCAGCACGGCTGCTACACCATGTCCAGCAAGTGA